In Janthinobacterium rivuli, a single genomic region encodes these proteins:
- a CDS encoding J domain-containing protein — protein MGKIHTHYDNLKVARLAPQEVIRAAYKALSQKYHPDKNPGDEKAARIMAILNSAYGTLSDPQRRKEHDEWIAAEEWEIEWLESTHQEEGKSRDGRAKGHAQPHEHTWAQDVPPPKGKARRGLQPVWRNWRWWLSLLVCLLLGWLGALLMLDTSQPVPAALASAWSGLARDGAQPHAETATSAASAASSSSKGEAVAVDSWAVGKPYAPEPPQAKTPEIRVLAVSQLSLKGVPPACDGAGKAESPSLVAPNGEPWPAHSGYVDGFPIGNKGDELAVSIDNSGNAAPVFVKLYDTERRSNVRYLYILAYDKLLVEQLSAGKYEVRYQAVGPGQDNCGGATRSGASASSPSASEGGTQNPVVSSI, from the coding sequence ATGGGAAAGATACACACACACTATGACAACCTGAAGGTGGCGCGCCTGGCGCCGCAGGAAGTCATACGTGCCGCGTACAAAGCCCTCAGCCAGAAATACCACCCGGACAAGAATCCCGGCGACGAAAAGGCCGCCCGCATCATGGCGATCCTCAACAGCGCCTATGGCACCTTGTCCGATCCCCAGCGCCGCAAGGAACACGACGAGTGGATCGCCGCCGAGGAGTGGGAAATCGAATGGCTGGAAAGCACCCACCAGGAAGAAGGCAAGAGCCGCGATGGCCGCGCGAAAGGCCATGCCCAGCCGCATGAACACACGTGGGCGCAGGATGTGCCGCCGCCGAAGGGCAAGGCGCGACGCGGCTTGCAACCCGTCTGGCGCAACTGGCGTTGGTGGCTGAGTTTGCTCGTCTGCCTGCTGCTGGGCTGGCTGGGCGCCTTGCTGATGCTCGATACGTCGCAACCCGTGCCTGCCGCGCTGGCGTCGGCCTGGAGCGGCCTGGCCCGCGACGGCGCCCAGCCCCATGCGGAAACAGCCACGTCTGCGGCCAGTGCGGCGTCGTCATCATCGAAAGGCGAGGCCGTGGCCGTCGATAGCTGGGCCGTGGGCAAGCCGTATGCACCCGAACCTCCGCAAGCGAAGACGCCCGAGATCCGCGTGCTGGCCGTGTCCCAGCTGAGCCTGAAAGGCGTCCCGCCCGCCTGTGATGGGGCCGGCAAAGCCGAGTCCCCATCGCTGGTGGCGCCGAATGGCGAACCCTGGCCGGCCCATTCCGGCTATGTCGATGGATTCCCGATTGGTAACAAGGGGGATGAACTGGCCGTGAGCATCGACAACAGCGGCAATGCCGCGCCCGTGTTCGTCAAGCTGTATGACACGGAGCGGCGCTCGAACGTGCGCTACCTGTACATCCTCGCGTACGACAAGCTGCTGGTGGAGCAGCTCAGCGCGGGCAAGTATGAAGTGCGCTACCAGGCTGTCGGGCCAGGCCAGGACAATTGCGGCGGCGCCACGCGCAGCGGCGCCTCGGCCTCGTCGCCGTCCGCCAGCGAAGGCGGTACGCAGAATCCTGTTGTAAGCAGCATCTAA